Part of the Pseudomonas baltica genome is shown below.
GCCGTCCATTGGCTGGCACCGGCCATGAACGCCTGCTGCCAGACCGCGCGAAAGCTGTCGGTCTCGTTCATCACCTGGGCCAACGCCTGGGAACGCTGGATAGGCACCGCGACCCAGGCGTCGATAAAGGCCGCCACCAGCGAGTCGCGCAACGGCTCAGTGCGCGGCCGCCGGGCCATGGCCGCGCCGATACGCTCGATGGCCTCGGCGATCGCCGGCTTGACCACGTCTTCCTTGGTGGGGAAGTAGCGATAGAAGGTGCGTTCCGACAGGCCCGTGTGGCTGACCAGTTGCTTGACGGTGAAATCGCTGGTGCCGTGCTCGATGAACAGAGCAATGGCGCTGCGGGAGGCGGCCAGCCGAGTGCGGTTTACATCGTGGGGCGCACTGGCGGCCGGCGGGGCGGAACGAGCTTTAGGCATGGGTCCATCGCTTCGATAACGAACGAAAAAGAGTAACTGATCGACCTGGCAATTCAAATAGCCAAGCCGGTCAGCGGCGCCTGATGAAAAATAATGGCAGTTACTGCCACTCAATGCTAGTGTAAGAAACGTGCCGCGCAAGCCGCCCGATAACAATAAATTCAGCCCCCGAGGACACACCCCGCATGCTCCCCTCGACACCTGACAACGCCCTGCCCGATGTCCATCTGCACATCGGCGCGCACGCCCTGAGCGAAGGCTCGGGCGGTACCTTCGAACACCGCAACCCAACCACCGGGCAAGTGCAAGCCCAGGTGCCCTTGGCGGGCCCGGAGGAAATCCACCAGGCCATCGCCGTCGCCACCGCAGCCTTCGACCTCTGGCGGCGCTGCAAGCCCGCACAACGGCGGGACATGCTGCTGCGCCTGGCCGATCTGCTGGCCGCCGACGAGGCACAATTCACCCGCATCGCTGCCCTGGAAAACGGCGCCCCCGTGCGCTCGGGCGGTGGCCGCGCGTACATCGCCCAGCAATGGACACGCTACTACGCGGGCTGGGCCGACAAGCTCGAGGGCAGCGTGACCGGGGCCTTTATCCGTGGTGAGGACTTCACCTACACACAACCCGAGCCCTACGGCGTGATCGGGGTGATCATCACCTGGAACGTGCCACTGGTGTCGCTGTGCATGAAGGTCATCCCGGCACTGGCTGCCGGCAACTGCGTGGTCATCAAGCCTTCGGAACACACGCCCTTCACCCCCGAGCTGTTCACCCGCCTGGCCCGTGAAGCGGGTATCCCGGCGGGGGTCATCAATACCCTGCCCGGCACCGCCGCGGCCGGCGATGCGCTGGTGGCCCATCGGCAGGTCGAAAAAGTCACCTTCACCGGCGGCCCGGCCACAGCGCGCAAGATCCTCGCCACCTGCGCCGCGCACCTCAAGCCCTCGGTGATGGAGCTGGGCGGCAAGTCGGCCAATATCGTGTTCGCCGACGCCGAGCTCGACGCCGCAGTGCGCGATGCGGTGGCCATGGGGCTCAGCGCCATGAGCGGCCAGGCCTGTATTCTCGGCTCGCGCATCCTGGTGCAACGGCAGATCTACGCCAGTTTCCTCGACAAGTTGGTGAGTGCCGCACGACAACTGCCTTGCGGCGACCCCAGCGACCCGACGGTGAGCTTCGGGCCGGTCATCAATGCCGCGTCCTGCGAGCGCATCCTGGGCATGATCCAGCGCGCCATCGAGGCCGGCGACGGGCGGTTGCTGCTCGGCGGTGCGCGCATGGGCGGTGAGCTCGCCAACGGCTACTTCATCGAGCCCACGCTGTTCGCCGACGTCGACCCGGACTCCGACCTCGCCCAGCAAGAGGTCTTCGGGCCGGTGCTGTGCGTCATCCCGTTCGACGACGAAGCCCACGCCATCGCCATCGCCAACAACACCCGCTTCGGGCTGGCGGCCTACATCCACAGCCGAGACGTCAGCCGCGTGCACCGGGTCGCCGAGCAGTTGCAGGCAGGCTCGGTCTACGTCAACGGCGCCTTCCCGGTGCCCGCCCACAGCCCCTTCGGTGGCCAGGGCGAGAGCGGCTTCGGCCGCGAAGGCGGCAAGCCCGGCCTGGATGAATTCATCCGCCCCAAGACCATATCCATCGCTCCCGTCCAATAACAACAACGCCGCTGAAGGAGACACCCCATGACCTCGTACCAAAACACGCCTGTGATTCTCGAATCGGCAGTGACGCCGTTGCGCAAAGGCGAACCGCTGCTGAGCACCGAACAGATGATCAACGAAGGCATGGCCAGCCTTGCCGCAGGCGCCGCCATCGTTCACCACCACCACGACTTTCGCCAATCGCGCAGCGACGCCACCGCGCAGATCATCCGCATCGAGCGCGAGCTGCTGCAGGCCTATCCCGACGCCTTTCTGTACGCCGACTACCTGCGCGGCGACACCACCTGGGAAAAGAACGCACACCTGCAACCCATGGCCGACGCCGGCGTGCTGCGCATGATCTCGCTGGACCCGGGCCTGACCCAGTTCGGCTTCCTCGATGAAGACGGCCTGCCGACCCTGCACGTGCAGAACGGCGCGACCTACCCCGATTGCGTCGAGGTAATGAAGTTTGCCCAGCGGGTGCAACAGCCGCTGATGATCGGCATCTATGAGCCGGGCAACCTGCGCTGGGCCATGGCCTTCGCCAAGGCCGGCAAACTGCCGTCGGGTTCGATGATCAAATTGTATTTTGGCGGTGAGTGGGTGCTGGGCGGCACCCGTGTGCCGGGGACCAACTTCGGCATGCCGCCGACCGTGCAGGCGCTGGATGTGTACCTGGGGCTGATGGAGGGCAGCCAGGTGCCCTGGATGGTCAGCCTGATGGGCGGCGTGCTGCTCGACAGCCCCATCGCCCGCCACGCCCTGGAGCGCGGTGGCCACTTGCGGGTGGGCGTTGAAGACACCGCCGGCGGCACCGATCTGAACAACGCCCAGACGGTGGAGGCCGCCGCCAGATTGGTGGCCGAAGTGGGCCGGCCGCTGGCGGACTGCAGCAGCGCCCGCAAATTGCTGATCGGCGATGCGGGGCGGCGCGTGGCCTGACCCCCACGCGCATGAAAAAGCCCGGCAGCGATGCCGGGCTTTTTGCGTTACGTGGCTCGACCTCAGGGCGCCAGACCTCCGTCGACCTTGATCAGCGCATTACTGGTGTAGCTCGAGTAGTCGCTGGCCAGGTACAACGCCGTGCTGACGATCTCCTCCGGACGCCCGGCGCGCTTCAACGCGGCGCCGTCGTTGATGTGTTGCGGGTCGCCCCAGGCCGTGGAGATGTTGGTCAGGAAGGGCCCGGCGCTGATGCAGTTGACCCGCACGCTGGGGCCGTACTCCAGCGCGAACGAGGTGGTGATGCTGTTGAGCGCTGCCTTCGCCGCGGCATAGGGTGCGAAGGCCGGGGACGGACGCAGCGCGCCGGTGCTGCTGATCATGATGATCGAGCCGCTACCCGCCGCCACCATGCGCGGGCCGACCAGGGCGGTCAGCCGAAACGGCCCTCTGAAGTTGACCCCCACGATTTTGTCGAACAGTCCTTCGCTGGTTTCCAGCGAGGACGGCGCCAAGGGCGACATACCCGCGTTGTTGACCAGAATGTCGACCTTGCCGAACTCTGCATAGGCGGCATCGACCAGCCCCTCGATCTGCTGCCATTCGCCCATGTGGCAGGCATAGGCCAGCGCGCGCCGACCGAGCGCCCGCACCTCTTGCACGACCGCTTCGCAGGCCTCCAGTTTGCGGCTGGTGATGATCAAATCGGCGCCCTGGCGGGCGAAGGCCATGGCCATCTCGTAGCCCAGGCCGCGACTGGCGCCGGTGACCAGGGCGACCTTGCCCGACAGGTCGAAATAATCGGTTTTCATCGCTATGAACTCCTTGCGCGCATGCCCCGCAGGCCACACGCGCGGTTAACCGTTGAATGCCTCAGGCGTGTCGGCGATCCATCGTGGGCGCCGGTTGCAGCAGCTCGGCATAGCGCTTGCGGGCCGCCTCGATCTTGGGCGGCAGGTGTTCGCTGGGGAACAGCCCACGGGTGGCGGTGTAGCCGCGCAGCAATTCCTTGGCCACGGTAAACCGGTGTACCTCGGTGGGGCCGTCGGCGATGGCCATGGTCGGCACGTTCATCCACATCCAGGCCAGCGGCAATTCCAGGGTGGTGCCCAGCGACCCGTGCAGGTGCAGGGCACGCTGAACGATGTCGTGATAGGCCTTGGCCATGGCCACCTTGACCATCGCGATGTGCTTGCGCGCCGCCCGTGGATCACCGTGGCTGGCATCGATGATCACTGCCGTCTGCAGCACCAGCAGGCGCAACTGCTCGAGTTCGATATGGCTGTCGGCGATCATCGTCTGGACCATCTGTTTGTCAGCCAGCAAGGTGCCTTGGGTACGCCGGCTCAAAGCGCGCTCGCACATCATGTCCAGGGCGCGCTGGCACTGGCCGACGGTGCGCATGGCATGGTGCACCCGGCCACCGCCGAGCCGCGCCTGGGCCACAGCGAACCCCTGCCCCTCGCCACCGAGCATATGGTCAAGCGGCACCCGCACATCGTGGTAATGCAAATAGCCCTCGGTGGCTTCATCCTGCTCGGCGCGCTCGAGCATGTGCTCGCTGTCGCGAATGGTCTTGAGGCCCGGGTTGTCGGTCGGCACGATGAACATCGACAGGCGCTGCTGAATCGGGGCCTCGTGGGCGGTCACGGCCAGCACCAGGACGAACTCGGCATAGCGCGCATTCGATGAAAACCACTTCTCGCCGTTGATCACCCATTGCTCGCCATCGCGTACCGCCATGGTGGTGAACTCGCGCGGGTCAGCGCCCGCTTGCGGCTCGGTCATGGAGAAGCACGAAACGATATCGCCATCGAGCAGGGGCTGCAGGTAGCGCGCCTTTTGCTCGGCCGTGCCGAACAGGGCGAGGATCTCCGCGTTGCCGGTATCGGGCGCCGCCGTGCCGAACACCGTCGGAGCCCAGATCGAGCGGCCGATGATTTCGTTCATCAGGCCGAGCTTGAACTGCCCATAGCCCTGCCCGCCCAGTTCCGGGCCCAGGTGACAGGCCCACAGGCCCTGCTCGCGGACCTTGGCTTGCAACGGTTTGAGGATCGCGCGCGAGACCTCGTGGCGCGTGTTGTAGACCACGCTGACCGAGGGGAAGAGCACGTCCAGCGCCACCACGTCCTCCTCGACAAAGCGCCTCATCCAAGCGAGTTTTTCCTGAAATTGCGGTTCGACATCCCACATGGCTGCTATTCCTGATGTTTTGTTAGTTATAGGGACATAGTCAATTGCCGCGCCTTGGCCATCAGCCAGACCGCGTAGTCGTGCAGGAACTCGCCCATCTGTTTGCCCGGCCCGCCGGATAGGGACCGCGCATGGCTCCCTTCGAGGATGCAGGCAAGCTTGAAACAGGCCAGTACGAAGAACCACGGCAGCGAATGCATGTCGCGCCCGGTCAGCTCGCCATACAGGGAGATCATCTCGGCGCGGCTGCCGAAGCCGTCCCAGGGCCGTACCACCGGATCGGCAGCGCCCACCTGCGGGTCGCCCGGCTCGCGCCATGAGGAGAGAGTCCAGGCCAGGTCGAGCAACGGATCGCCCAGGGTCGACAGCTCCCAGTCGATCAAGCCGACGATGCGTGGCTGGTCGTAGGCGAACATCGCGTTGGGCCATTGCAGGTCGCCATGGATGATGCCGATCCGGCCGTCGGTGGGCAGGTTGTCCTGCAGCCAGCGCGCGGTGCTGTCGATGTGTTGCAGATGCGCGCCGGTATAACCGGGCAGGCTCTGGTAACCGTCCAGCTGCGCCCGCCAGCGCTCGACCTGGCGACTGTGCCAGTGGTCCGGTTTGCCAAAGTCAGCCAGGCCAACGGCCTGATGATCCACCCGCGCCAGGGCTGCGGCTGCGCGCACGAACTCCGGGCCCATCGCCGCGCGCCAGTCGGCGTCCCGAGCATAGCGCCCCGGCAGTTCACCCAGCGGCGAAAACCCCGGCAGCGGCGCCATCAACAAAAAGCAGGCACCCAGTACCGTCGGATCGTCGCAGGCGCCCAGCAAGCGCGGGTGTGGCACGTCGCTGTCGGCCAGGGCCTTGAGCACTCGCGCCTCGCGCAGGATGGTGGCGTTGCTGTGCTCGCGCAGATGCGCGGGCGGGCGGCGCAACACGAAGCGCGCCGTACCACGGGTCAGCAAAAACAGATTGTTCTGCGAGCCGCCGGTGAGTTGCTGGGCGGCGGTCACCGGCCCTTGCCCAGGCATTTCGCTGTGCTCGATCCAGGCTTGCAGCCTGGGCCAGTCGAGCAAGCCGCCAAAATCCGCCAGCGGGGTGTTTCCAGAGGACAGGATGTTCATGAGGCAGAGCCCTTCAAGGGAGTATTTTTGTAATCGGCTTCAATGCGCTGGCGTAGCAGGCGCAAGGTCGCAATGCTGTGTTCCAGGGCCGTCAGGTCAAGGTCGCCGACAATCCGCGCGGCCCAGTCCAGGCTGTGCAGGCTCTGCGCCTGATGCAGCGTGCGACCGGCCAGCGTCGGCACCAGCAAGCGCGCCCGGGCATGCTCGGGGTTGGTCTGCTGCGCGATCAGCCCGCGCTGCACCAATTCGTCGGCCAGGCGCTGGATCGATTGGCGCGGGTGGCCCAGGCTGCGGCCGATACGCGCCACGGTCGGCGCCTCGCGAGCGCCGACCACGGCGCTCAGCACCAGCCATTGCAGGCCACCCATCTGCGTCGCGTCATCGGCCTGTTTGTGGGCCGCGAACACCCGGCCACGCAGGCGTGTCACCTCATCGATAAGCTCGATCAAGGCGCTGGCACAAGGTGGAGCCGCAGCGTGCGGCTCGCTGTTGGGGAAGGTACTCATGGCGAAATCCTCAGCGCTTTTTCAGTTCAATGCCGGAGCCATTGCGATCCCAGGTGCCGGCCGTGACCCCGGCATCGCGCAGCTGGTATTTGAGAATCCGACCCACCGGGCTGCGTGGCACCTGTTGGACGAACTCGATGTAGCGCGGCACGGCGAAGTACGGCAGGCGCTCGATGGCCCAGCGGCACAAGGTGGCCTCGTCCAGCGTGGCGCCTTCGGCCAATACCGCAGTGAGCTTTACCTCGTCTTCGGCCAGCTCGGAATACACCGCGTGCACGGCCACTTCCGCCAGATCGGGGTGGGCCTGGAAGGTCTTTTCCATTTCAAAGCTGGAAATATTTTCGCCGCCGCGGCGCAGGTAATCCTTCTTGCGGTCGAGAAAGTAGAAAAACCCCTGTTCGTCCAGCTTGCCGATATCACCGGTGTGGAACCACAGGTTGCGCATGACCTTGAGGGTATCGGCCGGCCGCTGCCAATAGCCCTCGAACATCACGTGGGGCTGCAAGGGGCGCACGATCAACTCCCCCGGCGTACCGCGCGGCAGCTCAACGTCGTTGTCGTCCACCACACGGATGTCGAACCACTCGCAGATCTTGCCGGCGCTGTTGGGCGGCTCGGGTTCGCCGAACGGGGTCATGGTCACGACCGCGCATTCGGTGAGGCCGAAACAGGCGCCGTTGACCGCTTTGATGCCGAAGCGCTCGCGCCAGATCTTTTGCAGTTGCGGCGCGAATGGCGCACCGGTGACGATCTGCAACTGGCCAAAACAACGCTTCATGGCGTCGTTGTCCGGCGCCTGCGCCAGCAGCGGGAACATCGAGGCCAGCAGCGACACCTCGTTGGCGCCGGTGCGTTCGATCTCCGGCCAGAAGTTGGACACCGAGAAGCGTGGGTACAGCGCCACCTTGGCGCCCAGCATCAGGTTGCACAGCACCGTGGTGACGATGGCGTTGAGGTGAAACATCGGCAGCGGCGTCCAGGTGAAGGACTGCGCAGTGCGCCCCAGGCAGATCACCATCTGCCGGGCTTCGTTGCAGGCGTAGTTGTGGGTGATCATGCAGCCCTTTGAGGGCCCGGTGGTGCCGCCGGTGTAGATCAGCATGGCGAGGTCGGCCGGCGCCACCGGCACGTCAGGGTCACGGCTGTCACTGCTGCGCAGTTCGTCCAGCGGCAACATGGGCCTGCGCAGTTGGATGTGTTCGGGGTGCGGGCCGCGATAGATGACGTTGCGCAACGACTCGAGTGGGTCGGCGACCCGCGCCACCCGCTCGACGTAATCGTGCTCGGCAATGATGATCGCCGACCCGGCGTCGGCCAACTGATGGCGCAGGAATTCACCCTTGTAGGCGGTGTTCACCGGTACGCTGATCGCACCCAGCTTGTTGATCGCGAACCACAGCACAACAGCGTCGAAATGGTTGTCCAGCAAGGTCGCGACCGTGTCCCCCTTGGTGACGCCAAGGTCGTGCAAACCGTTGGCCAGGCGGCAGGCTTCGCGGTCCAGGTCAGCATAGCTGTAGCGTTCGCCCAGCACGTCGAGGAACAGCCGCTCGCCGTGGGCGGCAACCGCGCGGCGCAGGGCATCGTTGATGGTGTCCGCCTGCCCCGCCGTCCAGCCTGAAGGAAGATAGGAAGCGCTCATTGGGTTCTCCGTCGTCACTGTTTTTATTGTCGGGAAATGATCGTCATGGAAATTACTGACGATTCGTCAGCTAATTCAAATTGACACCGATGCGTCATTCCGTCAACCCGCTGTCGACGCTATTCGTGAGGTTTTTTTGCCGGTGCCACGGGCTGTTTCGCCAACAAAAAAACCCGTCCGACAAGGGTCGGACAGGGTCGAGGCGACCCCAATCGACGCTAGCGGCGGGTCACGCCGTAACGCTGCAGGGTCAAGGTTTCACTGGATTCCAGCGCCCCCTGGGCTTCTCGCGCCGGGGCTGGACACTCGGCGTCCGTTGTACCGGCAGATGGCGCCCCTTCAAGGCTGCGGCCAGGCGCGCTGGGCAGCAGAAAGTGCGACAGGGCCGGGATCAGCACCAGCGCGCCGATCATGTTCCAGACGAACATGAAGGTCAGCAAAATGCCCATGTCGGCCTGGAACTTGATCGGTGACCAAGCCCAGGTAATCACCGCCGCAGCCATGGTCAAGCCTACGAGCGCGACGATGCGCCCGGTGAAGTCCAGCGAACGCATGTAGGCTTCGGCCAGCGGCACGCCGCGGCGCTGCAAGGTCAGCTGCACGCTCAGCAGGTACAGCGCGTAGTCGACCCCCACGCCCACACCCACGGCGATCACCGGCAGGGTCGAGACCTTGATGCCAATGCCCAGCAGCACCATCAGCGCCTCGCACAGGACTGAGGTGATGACCAGCGGAATCAAGGCCACCAGCACCGCGCGCCAACTGCGAAAGGTCAGGAAGCACAGGCCTGTCACCGCGCCGTAGAGCACGAAGTGCATGATCCAGAAGCTGTGCTTGACGACGATGTTGGTGGCCGCCTCGATGCCCGCGCTGCCCGCCGCCAGCTGGAACACCCGGCCGTCGGTGTCATGGCTGGCCGCAAAGGCTTCGACCGCGTTGACCACGCCGGTCAGGGTGTCGGCACGGTGATCGGCCAGGTAGGCGATGATCGGCGTGATCGCACAGGTACGGTCGACCAGATCCGGGCGATCGCGCCTGAAACTCGCCACCGCCTGGCTCAAGGTGCTGGTGTTACGGGTAATCGACAACCACTTGGGGTTGCCCTCGAACATCCCCGAGGTGGCCATTCGCGCGCCGTCAGCGGTGGAGAACGTGGTCTGCACGCCCTTCACCCGCCGCAGCACCGCACCCAGCCGATCAGCCTCCACTAGCGTCTGGAATTTCTCGCAGTCCCCCGGCGGGGTTTTCAGCATGATGATGAACGGGTCGCCCGACAGCCGATAGTTGGCGGTGATGTAGGCGGTGTCGCGGTTGTAGCGTGAATCCTTGCGCAGCTCCGGTGCGCCGGCGTCCAGGTCGCCGATCTGGATACTGCCCCGCAGGTAGAACGCGCCGCCGACCAACAGCGCCGCCAGTACCAGGGTCACACTGGCGCGACGGCGCTCGGTCAGGCTGGCCAGGGCCTCCCAGCACTTGCGCCCCAGCCCGCGGCGATTGGCCTGGCTGGCGATCGAACGGCGCGCGGCATTCTCGCTGACGCCTGTGTACGAGAGCATCACCGGGATCAACACCAGCTTGGTGAAAATCAGCACCGTGACGCCGACGCTGGTGATCAGCGCCATGTCGCGGATCACCGGAATGTCGATGATCATCAGCACCGCGAAGCCGACGATGTTGGCCAGCAGCGCGGTCAGGCCGGCGAGGAAAAGGCGGCGGAAGGTAAAGCGCGCTGCCGCGTATTTGTGCATGCCGCGACCGACGTCCTGCATGATGCCGTTCATCTTCTGCGCACCATGGGACAGGCCGATGGCAAACACCAGAAACGGCACCAGGATCGAATACGGGTCCAGGACGAAGCCCAGCAGATGCATCAGCCCCAACAGCCAGATGACGCCCAACGTCGCGGCGCTGACCAGCAGCACCGTGCTGCGCAGGCAGCGGGTGTAGAACAGCACGAACAGGGTCGCGATCAGCACCGACACGGCGAAGAACTTCATCACCTGCTGCAGCCCGGCGATCAGGTCGCCGACCACGATGGCAAAGCCGGACACGTGGATCTTCACGTTGTCGTTGCCCAGGGTGCGGATCTTCTGCTCGATGTCGCGGCTCAACACGCCGTAGTCCAGCGGCTGGCGAGTGTCCGGGTCCATGCCGATCAGCGGCACCACGATCATCGATGACTTGAGGTCGCTGGCCACGTAGCTGCCGACGATGTTCGCGCGGCTGATGTTGGCTTGCAGCTGCTCCATGCTCTGCGCCGAGCCGTCCCAGCGATCGGGCATCACCGGGCCGCCCTGGTAGCCGGCCTCGGTGACTTCGGTCCAGCGCAGGCTGGTGGTCCACAGGCCGCGCATCCAGTTGCGGTCGACGCCGGGCATCAGGTACAGGGCATCGTTGACCCGCTGCAGGGCGACCAGGTAGTCCTTGTCGTAAATGGTCCCGCGGGTGTTCTCGACCACCACGCGAATCGAGTTGCCAGCGCTGGGCAAGGCCTCGCGGTTGTGGAAGTAGTTCTGAATATAGGGGTGCGACTGCGGGATCATTTTCTCGAAGCTGGCGTTGACCTCAAGCTGGGTCGCCTGCCAGCCCAGCACGGCGGTGACCACCACGCAGATGGTGATCATCAGCAGCCGATGATTGAAGATCAGCCGCTCCAGCCAGTTGCCGCCATCGGTGTCGAAGTAGCGCGGATCGCGGACTATCGGAGGCGCCTGTTCACGGTCGATTTTCATGAGGACTCTCTTATGGTAAGGCGTTTCACTACTTGGCAACCGTCAGGCTGGCGGCCTGTACGCCACCCAGACCGACCAGCGTGGCGGTGTCGCCGGTGGCCGCGAGGCCGGTCAACAGCATTGGGCGCGGGATCGCTACGGCGCTGAAATGCTGACCCTGGTCGGCGCTCACCAGCAATTGCCCGGTGCGGGTCACTGCCAGCAGGCGGCCATCGTCCAGCGCCAGGGTGCTGGTGAATGATCCTTGGGTGCCGGTCTCGACTTTTTTCCAGCTGTCGCCGCCATCGACGGAGTGCCAGGCGTTGCCCAGCAGCCCGAACGCCACCACGGTGTTGCCGAACCCGGCCAGGCTGAAGAAACTGCCGGGGTAACCGGTCTCGTGCGCCATGAAGCGCTGTTGCTGGCGATCGAGCTTGAACACAAAACCTTGCTCGGAGGCGATGTACACCGTCGCGCCGATACCGCGAATGGCATTGAGGTGCAGCAACTCCGGCGCCTCGACTCGGTCCATCCAGCATTGCCAGGTGGCACCGCCATCGTCGGTGGCGAACAAGGTGCCAAACGAGCCCACCACAAAACCGTGCTGTTCGTCCTCGAACCACAGGTCGAGCAACGCCTGTTCGGGGCCATTGGCATAGTTGAGCTCCACATCGTTCAATGCCTGTTCGGCGGTGGGCTCCCCCGCCTTGATCAACCCTTGAAAGTGCGCAACGGCCACCGCGTGCGCCGCATTGCCTTCGAACTGGCGCAGCCAATGCTCGCCGCCATCGTCACTGTGCAATACCACCCCGTCCTGCCCCACTACCCAGCCCTTGCTCGGGCTGACGAACTGCACGGCGAGCAGGTCGCTGCTGACCGGCACGGGTACCTGCCGCCAGTTCTTGCCCTGGTCGTCGGAGAGCACGATCAAGCCGCGCAAACCGACCGCCACCAGGCGCGTGCCGGCCTTTGCGATCGCGCTCAGCTGGCCGCTGCTGGTGAGCGAATCGCTCGTCATCGCATCGATGGGCGCTGCGGCCTGCAACGGATCGACAAACGCGGCAGTGCCGGCGTGGGCCACCAGCGCCACCGCCATGCACATGCCTGCAAACATTAACCTTGGACGCATTTTATTATTCTCCAGGCCGGCTGCGACCATTGTCGAAGCCTTCACGCACAGGCCGGCGGCTCGCACCGCCGGCCGCCCATCAGCGCACGCCACGCCCCGCCAGGCCGGTCGGGCTGTAGGTATTGGCCGACCACGGCTCGTGGACGAGTTGGCCAATGCCGCGCCCACCCGGTACTGCCTGGGTGGTGAACTTGCCGGTGCTCAGGTCGTACAGGTCGTAGATGCCGTTGGTGCGCAGCGCCGAGACGTCGTACGCCGGGAAGGTCGGGCCTTCGTAGTAACGGTTGGGCTTGTCCTGGTGATCGAAGCCGACGTAAGCAAGGATCGCCCAGCTGTCTTCGTCCAGGTAGAACTTCTTCTTCAACTGCGCATGACGCTCGCCCGGTTTGAGCGTGCCTTCGACTACCCACACGCGATGCAGCTCCCAGCGCTGGGCCTCGGGCAGGATGTGGTGCACG
Proteins encoded:
- a CDS encoding MMPL family transporter, giving the protein MKIDREQAPPIVRDPRYFDTDGGNWLERLIFNHRLLMITICVVVTAVLGWQATQLEVNASFEKMIPQSHPYIQNYFHNREALPSAGNSIRVVVENTRGTIYDKDYLVALQRVNDALYLMPGVDRNWMRGLWTTSLRWTEVTEAGYQGGPVMPDRWDGSAQSMEQLQANISRANIVGSYVASDLKSSMIVVPLIGMDPDTRQPLDYGVLSRDIEQKIRTLGNDNVKIHVSGFAIVVGDLIAGLQQVMKFFAVSVLIATLFVLFYTRCLRSTVLLVSAATLGVIWLLGLMHLLGFVLDPYSILVPFLVFAIGLSHGAQKMNGIMQDVGRGMHKYAAARFTFRRLFLAGLTALLANIVGFAVLMIIDIPVIRDMALITSVGVTVLIFTKLVLIPVMLSYTGVSENAARRSIASQANRRGLGRKCWEALASLTERRRASVTLVLAALLVGGAFYLRGSIQIGDLDAGAPELRKDSRYNRDTAYITANYRLSGDPFIIMLKTPPGDCEKFQTLVEADRLGAVLRRVKGVQTTFSTADGARMATSGMFEGNPKWLSITRNTSTLSQAVASFRRDRPDLVDRTCAITPIIAYLADHRADTLTGVVNAVEAFAASHDTDGRVFQLAAGSAGIEAATNIVVKHSFWIMHFVLYGAVTGLCFLTFRSWRAVLVALIPLVITSVLCEALMVLLGIGIKVSTLPVIAVGVGVGVDYALYLLSVQLTLQRRGVPLAEAYMRSLDFTGRIVALVGLTMAAAVITWAWSPIKFQADMGILLTFMFVWNMIGALVLIPALSHFLLPSAPGRSLEGAPSAGTTDAECPAPAREAQGALESSETLTLQRYGVTRR
- a CDS encoding YCF48-related protein: MRPRLMFAGMCMAVALVAHAGTAAFVDPLQAAAPIDAMTSDSLTSSGQLSAIAKAGTRLVAVGLRGLIVLSDDQGKNWRQVPVPVSSDLLAVQFVSPSKGWVVGQDGVVLHSDDGGEHWLRQFEGNAAHAVAVAHFQGLIKAGEPTAEQALNDVELNYANGPEQALLDLWFEDEQHGFVVGSFGTLFATDDGGATWQCWMDRVEAPELLHLNAIRGIGATVYIASEQGFVFKLDRQQQRFMAHETGYPGSFFSLAGFGNTVVAFGLLGNAWHSVDGGDSWKKVETGTQGSFTSTLALDDGRLLAVTRTGQLLVSADQGQHFSAVAIPRPMLLTGLAATGDTATLVGLGGVQAASLTVAK